One Trichosurus vulpecula isolate mTriVul1 chromosome 7, mTriVul1.pri, whole genome shotgun sequence genomic region harbors:
- the DVL3 gene encoding segment polarity protein dishevelled homolog DVL-3 isoform X1, with translation MGETKIIYHLDGQETPYLVKLPLPAERVTLADFKGVLQRPTYKFFFKSMDDDFGVVKEEISDDNARLPCFNGRVVSWLVSAEGSHPEPGSFCPDNPSELPPPMERTGGIGDSRPPSFHPHTGGGSQENLDNDTETDSLVSAQQERPRRRDGPEHVARMNGTAKGERRREPGGYDSSSTLMSSELETTSFFDSDEDDSTSRFSSSTEQSSASRLMRRHKRRRRKQKVARIERSSSFSSITDSTMSLNIITVTLNMEKYNFLGISIVGQSNERGDGGIYIGSIMKGGAVAADGRIEPGDMLLQVNDINFENMSNDDAVRVLREIVHKPGPITLTVAKCWDPSPRGCFTLPRSEPIRPIDPAAWVSHTAAMTGTFPAYGMSPSLSTITSTSSSIASSIPDTERLDDFHLSIHSDMATIVKAMASPESGLEVRDRMWLKITIPNAFIGSDVVDWLYHNVEGFTDRREARKYASNLLKAGFIRHTVNKITFSEQCYYIFGDLCGNMANLSLHDQDGSSGASDQDTLAPLPHPGAAPWPMAFPYQYPPPPHPYNPHPGFPEPGYSYGGGGSAGSQHSEGSRSSGSNRSGSDRRKEKDPKAGDSKSGGSGSESDHTSRSSLRRERAPSERSGPAASEHSVRSHHSLAHSLRSHHTHQSYGPPGVPPLYGPPMLMMPPPPAAMGPPGAPPGRDLASVPPELTASRQSFRMAMGNPTKNFGLFDFL, from the exons ATGGGGGAGACCAAGATCATCTACCACCTGGACGGCCAGGAGACGCCGTACCTGGTGAAGCTGCCCCTGCCCGCCGAGCGCGTCACCCTGGCCGACTTCAAGGGCGTGCTGCAGCGGCCCACCTACAAGTTCTTCTTCAAGTCTATGGACGACGACTTCGG GGTGGTTAAGGAAGAAATCTCTGATGACAACGCGAGGCTTCCGTGTTTCAATGGCCGGGTGGTGTCCTGG CTGGTGTCAGCAGAGGGCTCACACCCTGAGCCTGGCTCCTTCTGCCCTGACAATCCTTCTGAGCTGCCTCCCCCCATGGAACGCACAGGTGGCATTGGGGACTCCCGGCCTCCCTCCTTCCA CCCTCACACTGGTGGGGGGAGCCAGGAGAACCTGGACAATGATACTGAGACTGATTCCCTGGTGTCTGCGCAGCAGGAGCGGCCCCGACGGAGGGATGGGCCAGAACACG TGGCCCGGATGAACGGCACAGCCAAAGGTGAGCGGAGGAGGGAACCTGGGGGTTATGACAGCTCTTCTACCCTCATGAGCAGTGAGCTGGAAACCACAAGTTTCTTCGACTCTGATGAGGATGATTCTACCAGCAG GTTCAGCAGCTCCACAGAGCAGAGCAGTGCATCTCGCCTCATGAGGAGACACAAGCGGCGTCGGCGGAAACAGAAGGTGGCCCGGATTGAGCGG TCCTCATCCTTCAGCAGCATTACAGATTCTACTATGTCCCTCAACATTATCACTGTCACGCTCAATATGG AGAAATACAACTTCCTGGGCATCTCCATTGTGGGTCAGAGCAACGAACGGGGTGACGGGGGCATCTACATTGGCTCCATCATGAAGGGTGGAGCCGTGGCTGCTGATGGACGGATTGAGCCGGGGGACATGCTCCTACAG GTAAACGACATCAATTTTGAGAACATGAGTAATGATGACGCTGTGCGAGTACTTCGAGAAATTGTGCACAAACCAGG GCCTATCACCCTGACAGTGGCCAAATGCTGGGACCCCAGCCCCCGAGGCTGCTTCACCCTGCCCAGGA GTGAGCCAATCCGCCCCATTGACCCTGCAGCGTGGGTATCCCACACAGCAGCAATGACAGGCACCTTCCCAGCCTATGGCATGAGCCCCTCCCTCAGCACCATCACATCCACCAGTTCTTCCATCGCCAGCTCCATCCCTGACACCGAGC GCCTCGATGACTTTCACCTGTCCATCCACAGCGACATGGCCACCATAGTTAAAGCTATGGCTTCCCCTGAGTCTGGGCTAGAGGTCCGAGACCGTATGTGGCTCAAGATCACCATCCCTAACGCCTTCATCG GTTCAGACGTAGTGGACTGGTTGTACCACAACGTGGAGGGCTTCACGGACCGGCGCGAGGCCCGGAAATACGCCAGCAACCTGCTGAAAGCCGGCTTCATCCGTCACACGGTCAACAAGATCACTTTCTCAGAGCAATGCTATTATATCTTCGGCGACCTCTGTGGTA ACATGGCTAACTTGTCTCTGCATGACCAGGATGGCTCCAGTGGGGCCTCGGACCAAGACACGCTGGCTCCTCTCCCACACCCCGGGGCCGCCCCGTGGCCTATGGCCTTCCCTTACCAATACCCACCCCCCCCACATCCCTATAACCCCCACCCCGGCTTCCCTGAACCAGGGTATAGCTACGGCGGTGGAGGCAGTGCGGGCAGCCAGCACAGTGAAG GCAGCCGGAGCAGTGGTTCCAACCGCAGTGGCAGTGACCGGCGGAAGGAAAAAGACCCAAAGGCCGGGGACTCCAAGTCAGGGGGCAGCGGAAGCGAGTCGGACCACACGAGCCGAAGCAGCCTGAGGCGGGAGCGAGCCCCCAGCGAACGCTCGGGCCCAGCCGCCAGCGAGCACAGTGTCCGCAGCCACCACTCGCTGGCCCACAGCCTCCGCAGCCACCACACACACCAGTCCTACGGGCCCCCGGGGGTGCCCCCGCTATACGGCCCACCCATGCTGATGATGCCCCCTCCACCCGCTGCCATGGGGCCCCCGGGAGCCCCCCCAGGCCGAGACCTGGCCTCGGTGCCCCCAGAACTGACCGCCAGCAGACAGTCCTTCCGCATGGCCATGGGAAACCCCA CCAAGAATTTCGGGCTTTTTGACTTTCTCTGA
- the DVL3 gene encoding segment polarity protein dishevelled homolog DVL-3 isoform X2: MGETKIIYHLDGQETPYLVKLPLPAERVTLADFKGVLQRPTYKFFFKSMDDDFGVVKEEISDDNARLPCFNGRVVSWLVSAEGSHPEPGSFCPDNPSELPPPMERTGGIGDSRPPSFHPHTGGGSQENLDNDTETDSLVSAQQERPRRRDGPEHVARMNGTAKGERRREPGGYDSSSTLMSSELETTSFFDSDEDDSTSRFSSSTEQSSASRLMRRHKRRRRKQKVARIERSSSFSSITDSTMSLNIITVTLNMEKYNFLGISIVGQSNERGDGGIYIGSIMKGGAVAADGRIEPGDMLLQVNDINFENMSNDDAVRVLREIVHKPGPITLTVAKCWDPSPRGCFTLPRSEPIRPIDPAAWVSHTAAMTGTFPAYGMSPSLSTITSTSSSIASSIPDTERLDDFHLSIHSDMATIVKAMASPESGLEVRDRMWLKITIPNAFIGSDVVDWLYHNVEGFTDRREARKYASNLLKAGFIRHTVNKITFSEQCYYIFGDLCGNMANLSLHDQDGSSGASDQDTLAPLPHPGAAPWPMAFPYQYPPPPHPYNPHPGFPEPGYSYGGGGSAGSQHSEGSRSSGSNRSGSDRRKEKDPKAGDSKSGGSGSESDHTSRSSLRRERAPSERSGPAASEHSVRSHHSLAHSLRSHHTHQSYGPPGVPPLYGPPMLMMPPPPAAMGPPGAPPGRDLASVPPELTASRQSFRMAMGNPSEFFVDVM; encoded by the exons ATGGGGGAGACCAAGATCATCTACCACCTGGACGGCCAGGAGACGCCGTACCTGGTGAAGCTGCCCCTGCCCGCCGAGCGCGTCACCCTGGCCGACTTCAAGGGCGTGCTGCAGCGGCCCACCTACAAGTTCTTCTTCAAGTCTATGGACGACGACTTCGG GGTGGTTAAGGAAGAAATCTCTGATGACAACGCGAGGCTTCCGTGTTTCAATGGCCGGGTGGTGTCCTGG CTGGTGTCAGCAGAGGGCTCACACCCTGAGCCTGGCTCCTTCTGCCCTGACAATCCTTCTGAGCTGCCTCCCCCCATGGAACGCACAGGTGGCATTGGGGACTCCCGGCCTCCCTCCTTCCA CCCTCACACTGGTGGGGGGAGCCAGGAGAACCTGGACAATGATACTGAGACTGATTCCCTGGTGTCTGCGCAGCAGGAGCGGCCCCGACGGAGGGATGGGCCAGAACACG TGGCCCGGATGAACGGCACAGCCAAAGGTGAGCGGAGGAGGGAACCTGGGGGTTATGACAGCTCTTCTACCCTCATGAGCAGTGAGCTGGAAACCACAAGTTTCTTCGACTCTGATGAGGATGATTCTACCAGCAG GTTCAGCAGCTCCACAGAGCAGAGCAGTGCATCTCGCCTCATGAGGAGACACAAGCGGCGTCGGCGGAAACAGAAGGTGGCCCGGATTGAGCGG TCCTCATCCTTCAGCAGCATTACAGATTCTACTATGTCCCTCAACATTATCACTGTCACGCTCAATATGG AGAAATACAACTTCCTGGGCATCTCCATTGTGGGTCAGAGCAACGAACGGGGTGACGGGGGCATCTACATTGGCTCCATCATGAAGGGTGGAGCCGTGGCTGCTGATGGACGGATTGAGCCGGGGGACATGCTCCTACAG GTAAACGACATCAATTTTGAGAACATGAGTAATGATGACGCTGTGCGAGTACTTCGAGAAATTGTGCACAAACCAGG GCCTATCACCCTGACAGTGGCCAAATGCTGGGACCCCAGCCCCCGAGGCTGCTTCACCCTGCCCAGGA GTGAGCCAATCCGCCCCATTGACCCTGCAGCGTGGGTATCCCACACAGCAGCAATGACAGGCACCTTCCCAGCCTATGGCATGAGCCCCTCCCTCAGCACCATCACATCCACCAGTTCTTCCATCGCCAGCTCCATCCCTGACACCGAGC GCCTCGATGACTTTCACCTGTCCATCCACAGCGACATGGCCACCATAGTTAAAGCTATGGCTTCCCCTGAGTCTGGGCTAGAGGTCCGAGACCGTATGTGGCTCAAGATCACCATCCCTAACGCCTTCATCG GTTCAGACGTAGTGGACTGGTTGTACCACAACGTGGAGGGCTTCACGGACCGGCGCGAGGCCCGGAAATACGCCAGCAACCTGCTGAAAGCCGGCTTCATCCGTCACACGGTCAACAAGATCACTTTCTCAGAGCAATGCTATTATATCTTCGGCGACCTCTGTGGTA ACATGGCTAACTTGTCTCTGCATGACCAGGATGGCTCCAGTGGGGCCTCGGACCAAGACACGCTGGCTCCTCTCCCACACCCCGGGGCCGCCCCGTGGCCTATGGCCTTCCCTTACCAATACCCACCCCCCCCACATCCCTATAACCCCCACCCCGGCTTCCCTGAACCAGGGTATAGCTACGGCGGTGGAGGCAGTGCGGGCAGCCAGCACAGTGAAG GCAGCCGGAGCAGTGGTTCCAACCGCAGTGGCAGTGACCGGCGGAAGGAAAAAGACCCAAAGGCCGGGGACTCCAAGTCAGGGGGCAGCGGAAGCGAGTCGGACCACACGAGCCGAAGCAGCCTGAGGCGGGAGCGAGCCCCCAGCGAACGCTCGGGCCCAGCCGCCAGCGAGCACAGTGTCCGCAGCCACCACTCGCTGGCCCACAGCCTCCGCAGCCACCACACACACCAGTCCTACGGGCCCCCGGGGGTGCCCCCGCTATACGGCCCACCCATGCTGATGATGCCCCCTCCACCCGCTGCCATGGGGCCCCCGGGAGCCCCCCCAGGCCGAGACCTGGCCTCGGTGCCCCCAGAACTGACCGCCAGCAGACAGTCCTTCCGCATGGCCATGGGAAACCCCAGTGAGTTCTTTGTGGATGTGATGTGA